Proteins from a genomic interval of Niabella soli DSM 19437:
- the ybeY gene encoding rRNA maturation RNase YbeY, which yields MSTSSSVITFLFKKSVSLSDRKRLKAFISGLVQQHGQHLNVLNVTFCSDEEILEVNRQYLNHDYYTDIITFDLRERVTDSMAAELFISVDTVKSNSIINKSTVQRELHRVIFHGVLHLLGFNDKSVQEQTLMRQMEDAALKNYFDK from the coding sequence ATGAGTACATCTAGTTCAGTTATTACCTTTCTGTTTAAGAAATCTGTATCCCTGTCGGACAGAAAGCGGTTGAAAGCCTTTATTTCAGGCCTGGTGCAGCAACATGGTCAACACCTGAATGTTTTAAACGTTACTTTCTGTAGTGACGAGGAAATACTGGAAGTAAATAGACAGTATCTGAATCATGATTATTATACTGATATTATTACGTTTGATTTACGGGAAAGGGTTACCGATTCTATGGCTGCCGAGTTATTTATAAGTGTGGATACGGTAAAAAGCAATTCAATTATAAATAAAAGCACTGTTCAACGGGAATTACACCGGGTTATTTTTCATGGGGTGCTCCATTTGCTTGGATTTAACGATAAATCTGTGCAGGAACAGACACTTATGCGCCAAATGGAGGATGCCGCACTAAAGAATTACTTCGATAAATAG
- a CDS encoding FeoA family protein yields MKQGKDLLLSELRPGQRAIIQKFTTEEIFLKLMEMGCLPGEEIEVIKIAPLNDPISISVAGYTLSLRLDEAKHIVVDTLN; encoded by the coding sequence ATGAAACAAGGAAAAGACTTACTTCTGTCGGAATTGAGACCAGGACAGCGGGCTATAATACAGAAGTTTACAACAGAAGAAATATTTCTTAAGCTGATGGAGATGGGATGCTTACCGGGGGAGGAGATTGAAGTAATTAAAATAGCTCCTTTGAATGATCCGATATCCATTTCGGTAGCGGGTTATACATTAAGCTTACGACTTGATGAAGCGAAACATATCGTTGTAGATACCTTAAATTAA
- the nadD gene encoding nicotinate (nicotinamide) nucleotide adenylyltransferase: MKIGLFFGSFNPIHHGHLIIASHILNQGFAEKIWFVVSPHNPLKESASLLNENQRLHLVRVATEADIRMAVSDIEFSLPRPSYTSVTLAHLSEKYPQHEFSLILGGDSFQNIEKWKNYKYILNNYNIYLYNRPGFIVDRAENTRLTVLDAPLLELSATMIRDLIKQKKSIHYLLPENVIEEIEKSGYYRK, encoded by the coding sequence ATGAAAATAGGATTGTTCTTTGGTTCCTTTAATCCAATACATCATGGGCATCTGATCATTGCCAGCCATATCCTGAACCAGGGTTTTGCAGAAAAAATATGGTTTGTGGTATCACCACATAACCCGCTGAAAGAATCCGCCTCTCTTTTAAATGAGAATCAACGCCTACACCTGGTCCGGGTGGCTACAGAGGCCGACATCCGTATGGCGGTGTCTGATATCGAGTTTTCATTGCCAAGACCTTCCTATACTTCTGTAACACTGGCGCATCTGTCTGAAAAATATCCCCAACATGAATTCTCATTAATACTGGGTGGAGATAGTTTCCAAAACATTGAGAAATGGAAGAATTATAAATATATATTAAATAATTATAATATATATTTATATAACAGGCCTGGTTTTATAGTAGACAGAGCAGAAAACACCCGGCTTACGGTGTTGGATGCTCCTTTGCTGGAACTATCCGCGACTATGATAAGGGATCTTATCAAGCAAAAGAAATCCATACATTATTTATTACCGGAGAATGTGATTGAAGAAATAGAAAAATCCGGTTACTATAGAAAATAA
- a CDS encoding chromate transporter, producing MHSITAFGGPQAHLAMMMKTFVKQTPYVTEQELMEYNAFCQLLPGASSTQTLTLIGFKRGGVLLAVMTLLVWILPACSIMGALSFLVNFLDTDDGTLKIFKFIVPMAAGFLIYACVSAFRYSVNNKITFIIAVVTGLITFLFFGRPFIVPLLIVLGGFVTNLSKKRIPQVEIKPGKIRWWNFWLFGIIFILAGIFSEMARKDDWQYRKPVNLFENTYRMGSIVFGGGNVLMPIMYEQYSVRPDEIKKNNPKAIHIAKNEMLTGIGMVRATPGPVFSIASYTGGLALKDMGSGWQVCGVIIGMIAIFMPSALLVLFFFPIWNMLKKYSAIYRSLEGINAAVMGIMIGSTFYILKDISLFSFGYINFANLLVVAGTAGVLIFTRLPAPILVLACVALGYFL from the coding sequence TTGCATAGCATCACCGCGTTTGGTGGGCCGCAGGCGCATCTTGCCATGATGATGAAGACTTTTGTAAAGCAAACGCCCTATGTTACGGAACAGGAATTGATGGAGTATAATGCGTTTTGTCAATTGCTGCCAGGTGCTTCTTCTACTCAAACCCTTACCCTTATTGGTTTTAAGCGCGGCGGTGTTTTATTGGCGGTGATGACATTGCTGGTATGGATCTTACCCGCCTGCAGTATCATGGGAGCTTTATCGTTCCTGGTTAATTTCCTGGATACTGATGACGGAACACTTAAGATCTTTAAGTTTATTGTGCCGATGGCGGCCGGCTTTTTAATTTATGCCTGCGTTTCTGCTTTTCGGTATTCTGTTAATAATAAGATCACATTTATTATTGCTGTGGTTACGGGGTTAATTACTTTTTTATTTTTTGGAAGGCCCTTTATTGTACCCTTGTTAATTGTTTTAGGTGGCTTTGTTACGAACCTGAGTAAGAAAAGAATTCCGCAGGTAGAGATAAAGCCGGGAAAGATCCGGTGGTGGAATTTTTGGTTGTTCGGCATCATTTTTATTCTGGCCGGTATTTTCAGTGAAATGGCGCGCAAAGACGACTGGCAATATCGGAAGCCGGTTAATTTATTTGAAAATACTTACAGGATGGGAAGTATTGTTTTTGGTGGAGGTAATGTGTTAATGCCTATTATGTACGAGCAATACAGTGTACGGCCGGATGAAATAAAAAAGAATAATCCTAAAGCGATTCATATAGCAAAGAACGAAATGCTGACGGGTATTGGGATGGTGCGCGCTACACCAGGCCCGGTATTTTCCATTGCTTCTTACACGGGTGGGTTGGCCTTAAAGGATATGGGAAGCGGTTGGCAGGTATGTGGAGTTATTATTGGTATGATCGCTATTTTTATGCCCAGCGCTTTATTGGTGTTGTTTTTCTTTCCTATATGGAATATGCTTAAGAAATATTCTGCCATTTACCGGTCGCTGGAGGGAATTAATGCGGCCGTAATGGGAATCATGATCGGCTCTACCTTTTACATTCTGAAAGATATTTCGTTATTCAGCTTCGGGTATATCAATTTTGCGAATCTGCTGGTGGTTGCTGGTACCGCCGGGGTACTTATTTTTACCAGACTTCCCGCTCCTATTTTGGTTTTGGCTTGCGTGGCACTCGGTTATTTTCTATAG